Proteins from a single region of Coregonus clupeaformis isolate EN_2021a chromosome 35, ASM2061545v1, whole genome shotgun sequence:
- the LOC121551546 gene encoding uncharacterized protein LOC121551546, whose protein sequence is MHHLCIVRGVEKQLWWSRVIQEKILDPWGLVQVVLTNKKLTGIKFLGRRIHGLMSCLVKRRSEFTYYEDAQSPPPYHSTQDQDQTPDSTPQEFEEEFVEEQNNAADVPQLRRYFENQGTTNFSLRLAGIRRAMEALTSSDSTSLNYLTHAGRMVLSGLSELNQQIDRINFADVFYEFVLLSLLEGKTSLPISKPGSFLYLLLEVIMRIHPPGGAWTEAAGNFYLLVKGQMKAWLESIFNLTESIYESPERLSGEVMGNLEIQVEFLLSSLD, encoded by the exons ATGCATCACCTGTGCATTGTGAGGGGAGTGGAGAAGCAGCTGTGGTGGAGCAGAGTCATCCAAGAAAAAATCCTGGACCCATGG GGTCTCGTCCAGGTGGTCCTCACCAACAAGAAGCTGACTGGTATTAAG TTCCTTGGTAGAAGGATCCATGGACTCATGTCCTGCCTTGTCAAGAGGAGGTCTGAGTTCACCTAttatgaggatgcccag TCCCCTCCACCTTACCACTCcacccaggaccaggaccagacccctgacagcactcctcag GAGTTTGAGGAGGAGTTTGTGGAGGAGCAAAATAATGCTGCAGATGTGCCCCAGTTGCG GCGTTACTTTGAAAACCAAGGGACAACCAACTTCTCTCTGAGGCTGGCCGGTATCAGACGTGCTATGGAG GCTCTGACATCCTCAGACAGTACCTCCCTCAATTACCTCACCCACGCTGGGAGGATGGTGTTGAGTGGACTATCCGAGCTCAACCAGCAG ATCGACCGCATCAACTTCGCAGATGTTTTTTATGAATTCGTTCTACTAAGCCTTCTAGAAGGAAAGACATCTCTTCCTATATCT AAGCCTGGTAGCTTCCTTTATCTGCTCCTGGAAGTCATAATGAGGATTCACCCTCCTGGAGGAGCCTGGACAGAGGCTGCTGGGAACTTCTACCTCCTTGTTAAG GGCCAGATGAAGGCATGGCTAGAATCCATCTTCAACCTCACTGAGTCAATCTATGAAAGCCCAGAGAGGCTCTCGGGGGAGGTGATGGGGAATCTAGAAATACAGGTTGAGTTCCTGCTGTCCAGCCTGGATTAA